The Brachyspira hyodysenteriae ATCC 27164 genome includes a window with the following:
- a CDS encoding thiamine biosynthesis protein, whose protein sequence is MSDKKAKAILLLSGGLDSMLVGAILKRENIDVLALRFVTGLEYAVIKEELLEIYSEDPAKKAADFLNIPIRFVSLKDVYLDMFLNPKYGYGSAINPCLDCHILMLKTAKKIMEEEGFDFIATGEVKGQRPMSQKSQDLINAIKESGLDGRLLRPLSAKLLPITKAEEEGLINRENLYDIYGRSRNVQMKLAEEFGITDYPIPAGAGCAIVDKGYARRYNDLIANNGKDILNIELMQYLAIGRHVRMNKNVKLLLGRNEKENDALEKRKRINCIVLRPNYNRGPLGYLEIYDDNAENIDADTIYKSAMIMGYFSKEENETLSITASYYNDCDDKEYKSEIIEINNKESKNTKFEQIV, encoded by the coding sequence ATGAGCGATAAAAAAGCAAAAGCTATTTTACTATTATCAGGCGGATTAGACAGTATGCTTGTAGGAGCTATACTAAAAAGAGAAAATATTGATGTTCTTGCTTTGAGATTTGTTACAGGATTGGAATATGCTGTTATAAAAGAAGAATTACTTGAAATATACAGTGAAGACCCTGCTAAAAAGGCTGCTGATTTTCTTAATATACCAATAAGATTTGTATCATTAAAAGATGTTTATTTAGATATGTTTTTAAATCCTAAATACGGATACGGAAGTGCTATTAATCCATGTTTGGACTGTCATATATTAATGCTTAAAACTGCTAAAAAAATAATGGAAGAGGAAGGTTTTGACTTTATAGCTACAGGAGAAGTTAAAGGACAAAGACCTATGAGTCAGAAATCGCAAGACTTAATCAATGCTATAAAAGAAAGCGGACTTGATGGAAGATTATTAAGACCATTATCTGCAAAACTTCTGCCTATAACAAAAGCTGAAGAAGAAGGATTGATAAACAGGGAAAATCTTTATGATATATACGGTAGAAGCAGAAATGTACAAATGAAACTAGCAGAAGAGTTTGGAATAACAGACTACCCTATTCCAGCTGGTGCAGGCTGTGCTATAGTAGATAAAGGATATGCAAGACGATATAATGATCTAATAGCTAATAATGGAAAAGATATACTTAACATAGAGCTTATGCAGTATTTGGCTATAGGCAGACATGTAAGAATGAATAAAAATGTTAAGCTTTTACTTGGAAGAAATGAAAAAGAAAATGATGCCTTAGAAAAAAGAAAAAGAATAAACTGCATAGTATTAAGACCTAATTATAATAGAGGACCTTTAGGCTATTTAGAAATATACGATGATAATGCAGAAAATATTGATGCAGATACAATATATAAATCTGCTATGATAATGGGATATTTTTCAAAAGAAGAAAATGAAACTTTATCTATAACAGCATCATATTATAATGACTGCGATGATAAAGAATATAAAAGTGAGATAATAGAAATAAACAATAAAGAATCTAAAAACACAAAATTTGAACAGATAGTTTAA
- a CDS encoding Rpn family recombination-promoting nuclease/putative transposase, producing the protein MSKTKDINVLNDYFMRYMFAKEGHEGILKNLINSVRLDYNQEPFEEVKVLNTFNLKETINDKQSIVDVRAVTKTGETVLIEIQRIGNQSFVYRSLYYWSKAYVANLRNNEKYNDLKQVIVINILDFNLLKDINKEHSCYVIKELETNHILTNHLEMHFLELQKYLSSNSNLKDELDAWFYFLTSKEKMEDIMEILVKKNPIMKEVYDEYNKFVNTKDLFDNYAEYEKNYFDILALNEERIKGREEGIKETKISMAKNMKNKNMDLNLISELTNLSIEEIKKL; encoded by the coding sequence ATGAGCAAAACAAAAGATATTAATGTACTTAACGATTATTTTATGCGTTATATGTTTGCAAAAGAAGGACATGAAGGTATTTTAAAAAATCTCATTAATTCTGTAAGATTGGACTATAATCAAGAGCCATTTGAAGAAGTAAAAGTTTTAAATACTTTTAATCTAAAAGAAACAATTAATGATAAACAATCTATAGTTGATGTAAGAGCTGTTACTAAAACCGGTGAAACTGTTTTAATAGAAATACAAAGAATAGGAAATCAGTCATTTGTTTATAGAAGTTTATACTATTGGTCTAAAGCTTATGTTGCCAATTTGAGAAATAATGAAAAATATAATGATTTAAAACAGGTTATAGTGATTAATATTTTAGACTTTAATCTGTTAAAAGATATCAATAAAGAACATAGCTGTTATGTTATAAAAGAACTTGAAACTAATCATATACTTACTAATCATCTTGAGATGCATTTCCTTGAATTACAGAAATATTTATCTAGTAATTCAAATCTCAAAGATGAATTAGATGCTTGGTTTTATTTTTTAACAAGTAAAGAAAAAATGGAGGATATTATGGAAATATTAGTTAAAAAAAATCCTATAATGAAAGAAGTTTATGATGAGTATAACAAATTTGTAAATACAAAAGATTTATTTGATAATTATGCAGAATATGAAAAGAATTATTTTGATATTTTAGCTTTAAATGAAGAAAGAATAAAAGGCAGGGAAGAAGGTATAAAAGAAACTAAAATATCTATGGCTAAAAATATGAAAAATAAGAATATGGATTTAAACCTTATTAGTGAATTAACAAATTTAAGTATAGAAGAAATAAAAAAATTATGA
- the radA gene encoding DNA repair protein RadA, translating to MAKKNNTIFVCDNCGESTINWMGKCPSCGSWNSLKPFTEPSQDTNKSIRERTSTSSSSDKASLTPLKKIKTNDRTRISTNIDELNRVLGGGIVQGSVILIGGEPGIGKSTLLLQTASNIAKNEKVYYFTGEESLEQIKLRADRLTLEDSDFLISSESNCDNIINTLLDDTPSLAIIDSIQTIYSPSTNSIAGSPAQIKNCAWALMQTAKLKNITIFLVGHITKEGTIAGPKILEHIVDCVLYFEGDDKGIYRILRAVKNRYGAVDEVGIFEMAEKGLMEVKDPSRVFTRGVNETVFAGNVVTPVIEGSRVFCVEQEALVGSSAFGYPRRLTIGYDQYRLLIIIAILEKRAHLNLSNQDVYINVANGLNVKETASDLAIAMAIASSMSGISIQRTTAYIGELGLSGEVRPVRFIERRIKEMQKFSLKEVYISKRAVKEIKNPGDIKIIGIDHISEAVKRLGIGN from the coding sequence ATGGCTAAGAAAAATAATACTATATTCGTATGTGATAATTGCGGAGAAAGCACTATTAATTGGATGGGCAAATGTCCTTCATGCGGTTCTTGGAATAGTTTAAAACCTTTCACAGAACCTTCTCAGGATACTAATAAATCCATAAGAGAAAGAACTTCAACATCATCAAGTTCTGACAAGGCTTCATTAACTCCGCTAAAAAAAATAAAAACTAATGATAGAACTAGAATATCAACTAATATAGATGAACTTAACAGAGTATTAGGCGGCGGAATAGTACAGGGAAGCGTTATATTAATAGGAGGAGAACCTGGAATCGGTAAATCTACCCTACTATTACAAACTGCCTCAAACATTGCTAAAAATGAAAAAGTTTATTATTTCACAGGAGAAGAATCTCTTGAACAAATAAAATTAAGAGCAGACAGACTCACATTAGAAGATTCTGACTTTTTAATATCTTCAGAATCTAACTGCGATAATATAATAAACACTTTATTAGATGATACTCCCTCTCTTGCTATAATAGACTCCATACAAACTATATACAGTCCGTCTACAAACAGTATAGCAGGATCGCCGGCACAAATAAAGAACTGTGCTTGGGCTTTGATGCAAACTGCCAAATTAAAAAACATAACAATCTTTTTAGTAGGACATATAACTAAAGAAGGTACTATAGCAGGCCCTAAAATATTAGAGCATATTGTTGACTGCGTATTATATTTTGAGGGCGATGATAAAGGGATATACAGGATATTAAGAGCCGTAAAAAATCGTTATGGTGCTGTTGATGAAGTTGGTATATTTGAAATGGCAGAAAAGGGCTTAATGGAAGTAAAAGACCCTTCAAGAGTATTTACTAGAGGAGTTAATGAAACTGTATTTGCTGGAAATGTTGTAACTCCTGTAATAGAAGGAAGCCGAGTATTTTGCGTAGAACAAGAGGCATTAGTAGGAAGCAGTGCATTCGGATATCCTAGAAGGCTTACTATAGGTTATGATCAATACAGACTTCTTATTATAATAGCAATACTGGAAAAAAGAGCACATCTCAATCTTTCAAATCAAGATGTATACATAAACGTAGCTAATGGGCTTAATGTAAAAGAGACTGCAAGCGATTTAGCAATAGCAATGGCAATAGCTTCAAGTATGTCAGGAATATCTATTCAAAGGACTACTGCTTATATTGGAGAATTGGGGCTTTCAGGAGAGGTAAGACCTGTAAGATTCATTGAAAGAAGAATAAAAGAGATGCAGAAATTCTCTCTTAAAGAAGTATACATATCTAAAAGAGCTGTAAAAGAAATTAAAAATCCAGGCGACATAAAAATAATAGGCATAGATCATATTTCAGAAGCCGTAAAAAGGCTTGGTATTGGAAATTAA
- the coaE gene encoding dephospho-CoA kinase (Dephospho-CoA kinase (CoaE) performs the final step in coenzyme A biosynthesis.), whose amino-acid sequence MERNIVGVYGLICSGKSSFSKMLAEEMNALYIDADLIGHEALINNKDNIVKEFSSSILDENNNIDRKKLGSIVFCNAKKLKKLQELNYPYIENKVKEIVESTDKDVVIEAALIMRSKIRFMCSSLIYVNSKTSDIIKRMKKTRNISETEARKRLKMQRDVKNNRLNADILINNMKDYNNLIIISKKLGRYYGVKSKSKHRRKRIFY is encoded by the coding sequence ATGGAAAGAAATATTGTAGGAGTATATGGACTTATATGCTCCGGAAAAAGTTCATTTTCTAAGATGCTTGCTGAGGAAATGAATGCATTATATATTGATGCCGATTTGATAGGGCATGAGGCTTTAATTAATAATAAAGATAATATAGTAAAAGAATTTTCATCATCTATATTAGATGAAAATAATAATATAGACAGAAAAAAGTTAGGATCCATAGTATTTTGCAATGCTAAAAAGTTAAAAAAACTTCAGGAACTTAATTATCCATATATAGAAAATAAAGTAAAAGAAATTGTAGAAAGTACAGATAAAGATGTTGTAATAGAAGCTGCTCTTATTATGAGAAGTAAAATTCGTTTTATGTGCAGCAGTTTAATATATGTCAATTCAAAAACTTCTGATATTATCAAAAGAATGAAAAAAACTAGAAATATTTCAGAAACTGAAGCAAGAAAAAGATTAAAAATGCAAAGAGATGTTAAAAATAATAGACTCAATGCCGATATTCTAATAAACAACATGAAAGATTATAATAATTTAATTATAATCTCTAAAAAATTAGGAAGGTATTATGGAGTTAAATCAAAATCCAAACACAGAAGAAAAAGGATCTTCTATTAA
- a CDS encoding hemolysin family protein: MDIIIIIVLILLNGIFAMSEIAVISARKSSLMKDSKEGNKGAKTALALADNPDKFLSTIQIGITLIGILTGIYSGDTVAKEVSNLLVKINVPLNYASLIAQVLVVALVTYLTLIFGELVPKRIGMVMPERIAKVVAAPMTILAKIGAPFVWILSNSALLVSRVLGIKDDKSPVTEEEIKSMIEEGRQGGEVKEIEQNIIERAFFLGDRKIESIMTHRNDMVFLDINMSNDEIKKIVSKHSFSAYPVVDKNLDNIVGVVRVTDIFDKLNTSKAKIEKFVKKANYFHNNMEVYLVLEEMKKNNTKIGLVSDEFGNIDGMITQSDIFEALVGSVTEGKDSKDIRKRKSGGWFVDGQCPMYDFLEYFEIEDENASNNYNTISGLILELLQHVPSEGESLEWKNLNLEVVDMDGARIDKVIVNKIEKTDEKNDSDTE; this comes from the coding sequence ATGGATATAATTATAATAATAGTGTTAATACTTTTAAATGGTATTTTTGCCATGTCGGAAATTGCAGTAATTTCTGCTAGAAAATCTTCTCTTATGAAAGACAGCAAAGAAGGAAATAAAGGTGCAAAGACTGCATTAGCTTTAGCAGATAATCCTGACAAATTTTTATCTACAATACAAATAGGTATAACTTTAATAGGTATATTAACAGGTATTTACTCAGGCGATACAGTTGCCAAAGAAGTTTCAAATTTACTTGTAAAAATAAATGTACCATTAAATTATGCTTCTTTAATAGCTCAGGTATTGGTGGTAGCATTGGTAACATATCTTACATTGATATTCGGAGAGCTTGTGCCTAAAAGAATAGGAATGGTAATGCCTGAAAGAATAGCAAAAGTGGTTGCAGCTCCTATGACAATACTTGCAAAGATAGGTGCTCCTTTTGTGTGGATATTATCAAATAGCGCATTGCTTGTTTCAAGAGTTTTGGGTATAAAAGATGATAAAAGTCCTGTTACTGAAGAGGAAATAAAATCTATGATAGAAGAGGGCAGACAAGGGGGAGAAGTTAAGGAGATAGAACAGAATATTATAGAGAGGGCTTTCTTTTTGGGAGATAGAAAAATAGAATCTATAATGACACATAGAAATGATATGGTATTTTTAGATATAAATATGAGTAATGATGAGATAAAAAAGATAGTATCAAAACATTCTTTTTCTGCTTATCCTGTTGTTGATAAAAATTTGGATAATATTGTAGGAGTTGTAAGAGTAACTGATATATTCGATAAATTAAATACTTCAAAGGCTAAAATAGAAAAGTTTGTGAAGAAAGCTAATTACTTTCATAATAACATGGAAGTTTATTTAGTTCTTGAAGAGATGAAAAAGAATAATACTAAAATAGGTCTTGTATCTGATGAGTTTGGTAATATAGACGGAATGATTACTCAAAGCGATATATTTGAGGCTTTAGTTGGTTCTGTAACAGAAGGAAAAGACAGTAAGGATATTAGAAAGAGAAAGAGCGGAGGCTGGTTTGTAGACGGGCAATGTCCTATGTATGATTTCTTAGAGTATTTTGAAATAGAAGATGAAAATGCTTCAAATAATTATAATACTATAAGCGGTTTGATTTTAGAATTACTTCAGCATGTACCTAGTGAAGGCGAATCTTTAGAATGGAAGAATTTAAATTTGGAAGTTGTTGATATGGACGGTGCTAGAATAGATAAGGTTATAGTAAATAAAATAGAAAAAACTGATGAAAAGAATGATTCAGACACTGAATAG
- a CDS encoding GldG family protein, translating to MTKKKDRIITFSLIVVIIILINAIANQFTPMIDLTKDKVYSLSKESKNLVKNLKEPMSVKFFVTPNLPPPFSTYEKYIKDLFEGYKAAGGKNISFEVIDASKHGDLASQYRINPTQISVLEKDQTQTKVAYMGLSFIYGDSIETIPFVQSTEGLEYNIDTIIRKMMDKNDRLARLENNLNVYYVSSKEIYDLLPIGAMELIPDSIMQAVADANKDLMNKVRFINVDMSNPTAENEELLKKLNVKKIEWDDIKDPNGNIVANKGSAYFSLILENGDDIRQLSTSYILYGAFDEIKNEISKNIDSMLGLKATIGYVQGHEEANYITIPPQFGGNPNDAYDSVSQYVTEIQGNYNFEAVDIALNDIPSSIDALIIAGSKTAFSDYELYKLDQFIMSGKPVLFMLNGVQINQDDPNAQMYGPKLIPVTNRLNEILTNYGFTVAENMIFDDNAYKAQLQQGMPEQKMYYIPLIASENINAKNDITKSINLLLTPISSEIVTNMNNTDIKVTPLIYTSDKSWVETDNFTSSMTGMPQDSSRLSKRLLAASFEGKMNSAFAGKDIPSSTNAQNNINSGINRINSTTSGKVIVVGSYEMAKNSAYEANKIFLMNLVDYMAGDSGLMSIRRKGAVFNPPYQVPETVKLFVRVINIVMLPVAVIVFGLMLWSSDKKRRQNIFEKFNRKAE from the coding sequence CAGAATAATAACATTTTCACTAATAGTTGTAATTATAATACTAATAAATGCAATAGCAAATCAATTTACCCCTATGATAGATTTAACTAAAGATAAAGTTTACTCTCTAAGCAAAGAAAGCAAAAATTTAGTTAAAAATTTAAAAGAGCCTATGAGTGTAAAATTTTTTGTTACACCTAATCTTCCTCCCCCATTTTCTACTTATGAGAAATATATAAAAGATTTATTTGAAGGATATAAAGCAGCAGGCGGAAAAAATATCAGCTTTGAAGTGATAGATGCTTCAAAACATGGAGATTTAGCTAGTCAGTACAGAATAAATCCTACTCAAATAAGCGTATTAGAAAAAGATCAGACTCAAACTAAAGTGGCATATATGGGACTTTCTTTTATATACGGAGATTCTATAGAAACAATACCATTCGTACAATCAACTGAAGGTTTAGAGTATAATATAGACACCATAATAAGAAAGATGATGGATAAAAATGACAGATTAGCAAGATTAGAAAATAATTTGAATGTTTATTATGTGTCATCAAAAGAAATATACGATCTTCTTCCTATAGGAGCAATGGAGCTTATACCAGATTCTATTATGCAGGCTGTTGCCGATGCTAATAAGGATTTAATGAATAAAGTAAGATTTATAAATGTAGATATGTCTAATCCTACTGCTGAAAATGAAGAATTATTAAAAAAGCTTAATGTTAAAAAAATTGAATGGGACGATATAAAAGATCCTAATGGAAATATAGTAGCGAATAAAGGAAGTGCTTATTTTTCATTGATTTTAGAAAACGGAGACGATATAAGACAGCTTTCAACATCATATATATTGTATGGAGCTTTCGACGAAATAAAAAATGAAATATCAAAAAACATAGACAGTATGCTTGGACTTAAAGCAACTATAGGATATGTTCAAGGACATGAAGAGGCTAATTACATAACTATACCGCCTCAATTCGGAGGAAATCCTAATGATGCTTATGACAGCGTAAGCCAATATGTTACAGAAATACAAGGAAATTATAATTTTGAAGCTGTTGATATTGCATTAAATGATATACCTTCAAGTATAGATGCTTTAATAATAGCAGGAAGTAAAACTGCATTCAGCGATTATGAATTATATAAATTGGATCAGTTTATTATGAGCGGAAAACCTGTATTATTCATGCTTAATGGAGTACAAATTAATCAAGATGATCCTAATGCTCAAATGTACGGACCTAAACTTATACCTGTTACAAACAGACTTAATGAAATACTTACTAATTATGGATTCACTGTAGCAGAAAATATGATATTTGATGATAATGCATATAAGGCTCAATTACAGCAGGGTATGCCTGAACAGAAAATGTACTATATACCTTTGATAGCTTCTGAAAATATAAATGCTAAAAATGATATAACTAAGAGTATTAATTTACTTCTCACACCTATATCATCAGAAATCGTAACAAATATGAATAATACAGATATAAAAGTAACACCTCTTATTTATACTAGTGATAAAAGCTGGGTTGAAACAGATAACTTTACTTCTTCTATGACAGGAATGCCTCAGGATTCAAGCAGATTATCAAAAAGGCTTTTGGCTGCTTCATTTGAAGGAAAAATGAATAGTGCATTTGCCGGAAAAGATATACCTTCATCAACAAATGCCCAGAATAATATTAACAGCGGTATAAACAGAATTAATTCTACAACAAGCGGAAAAGTGATAGTTGTTGGTTCTTATGAAATGGCTAAAAACAGTGCATATGAGGCTAATAAAATATTCTTAATGAATTTAGTTGATTATATGGCAGGCGACAGCGGACTTATGAGCATAAGAAGAAAAGGAGCTGTATTTAATCCTCCTTATCAAGTACCTGAAACAGTTAAGCTTTTTGTAAGAGTAATAAATATAGTTATGCTTCCTGTTGCTGTTATAGTATTCGGACTTATGTTATGGAGTTCCGACAAGAAAAGAAGACAGAATATATTTGAGAAGTTTAACAGAAAGGCAGAATAA
- a CDS encoding SPOR domain-containing protein, producing MELNQNPNTEEKGSSINYNIGRRKTLYIVNFTPIRLLIFSISSVALILFIFVLGFHLGGSKPVHANNTDDSIAALMRNAQDGENMAATETSTADMPNDDITALSEYDAAVNNNSIIREGNTSADRYNEYTQNLASELDAINENIKEKDTAGLAPNTTYTPPQQMVSIPPVKQTTTEKSTVPYSRSSSADSIYFIQVAVGYDKDNTYSARDSLKAKFPKAFIKEETMSDGKMMYKLKIGRYETREEAQKALAEIKKIPAYKDSYIYSDKKVS from the coding sequence ATGGAGTTAAATCAAAATCCAAACACAGAAGAAAAAGGATCTTCTATTAATTACAATATTGGCAGAAGAAAAACTCTTTATATAGTTAATTTTACCCCTATAAGATTATTAATATTTTCTATTAGTTCTGTTGCTTTAATTTTATTTATATTTGTATTAGGGTTTCATTTAGGCGGTTCAAAACCTGTTCATGCAAATAATACTGATGATTCTATTGCAGCTTTAATGAGAAATGCTCAGGACGGCGAAAATATGGCAGCAACAGAAACAAGTACAGCTGATATGCCTAATGATGATATTACAGCATTAAGCGAATATGATGCTGCAGTTAATAATAACAGCATTATCAGAGAAGGTAATACTTCAGCAGACAGATATAATGAATATACTCAGAATTTGGCTTCTGAATTAGATGCAATCAATGAAAATATTAAAGAAAAAGATACAGCTGGATTAGCACCTAACACTACATACACTCCTCCTCAGCAAATGGTTAGTATACCTCCTGTTAAGCAGACAACTACTGAAAAAAGCACTGTGCCTTATAGCAGAAGTTCTTCAGCAGATTCTATATACTTCATACAAGTTGCTGTAGGTTATGACAAAGATAATACTTATTCTGCTAGAGATAGTTTAAAAGCTAAATTCCCAAAAGCTTTTATCAAAGAAGAAACTATGTCTGATGGAAAAATGATGTATAAATTAAAAATAGGCAGATATGAAACTAGAGAAGAAGCTCAAAAGGCTTTAGCTGAAATAAAAAAGATTCCAGCATATAAAGATAGTTACATTTATTCCGATAAGAAAGTAAGTTAA
- a CDS encoding histidinol-phosphatase, with product MKYISNLHTHTKYCDGKNTVEENIQYAIDKELISLGFSGHSHFYIDDTSMSEENTIKYLENIKKAKDIYKDKIQVYLGIEGDYYSNLNKDTDKEMGLDYRIGSVHYIDDGNNSYFPIDMSRDSFNETIKHFGDIKEVIFRYYDNVIKMIETQKPDIIGHLDLVRKYNLNKEYFTEEEDWYTKKVDEVIDIIEKNGSIVEINTKLMNKNNLNAHYPNKNTIKKLLEKNVSFTINSDAHQCNNIDNCYFETVDELKKLGVKSVKMLIDNSFKDIDINKLGLSV from the coding sequence ATGAAATATATATCTAATTTGCATACACATACTAAATATTGTGATGGTAAAAATACAGTTGAAGAAAATATACAATATGCTATAGATAAAGAATTAATAAGCTTAGGTTTTTCAGGACATTCTCATTTTTATATAGATGATACTTCTATGTCTGAAGAAAATACTATTAAATATTTAGAGAATATAAAAAAGGCAAAGGATATTTATAAAGATAAAATACAGGTATATTTAGGTATAGAAGGTGATTATTATTCAAATTTAAATAAAGATACTGATAAAGAAATGGGGCTTGATTATAGAATAGGTTCAGTACATTATATTGATGATGGTAATAATTCTTATTTTCCTATAGATATGTCTAGAGATAGTTTTAATGAAACTATAAAGCATTTTGGTGATATTAAAGAAGTTATTTTTAGATATTATGATAATGTTATAAAAATGATAGAAACTCAAAAACCTGATATTATAGGACATTTGGATTTGGTTAGAAAATATAATTTAAATAAAGAATATTTTACAGAAGAAGAAGATTGGTATACAAAAAAAGTAGATGAGGTTATAGATATTATTGAAAAAAATGGCTCTATAGTTGAAATAAATACTAAACTTATGAACAAAAATAATTTGAATGCTCATTATCCTAATAAAAATACTATAAAAAAATTGTTAGAAAAAAATGTATCTTTTACAATAAATTCAGATGCTCATCAATGTAATAATATAGATAATTGTTATTTTGAAACAGTTGATGAATTAAAGAAACTTGGTGTTAAATCTGTAAAAATGTTAATAGACAATAGTTTTAAAGATATTGATATAAATAAATTAGGACTAAGTGTATAA